DNA from Helcococcus ovis:
TCAAGGCACAAATAATATACCATTAAGTTTGTTAGAAATTGAAAAAGATTCCTTAATGCCATTACCAAATGAATCACTAAGAAATCTTTACAAAATATCTTCAACAATTCTTAAAGTTAACTCTAGTTGTATGATTTCATACAAAAGTAATCAATATTCTCTACCACCAGAATATAAAAATAAAAGAGTTAATTTAATAGTTAAAGATAATAAACTACACATATATGATAACACAAAAGTAATAACAGTTCACAATATTTCTAAAAATAAATTAAACTATCATAAAAGCCATTATCTAGAAATTTTCAAGAATAATTTACCTAGTTATGATGAGAAAAAAGTTCAAATTTTAGTAAATGAAAATTTAAGTAAAATTGGAGGAAATTATGGAAAATAGTATCAATTATGAAAGATTAGTTTCAAATTTAGAATATTTGAATTTAAAACAAATGTTAATTTATTTAGAAAATGAATTAAATCAACCAAATATATCATTAATTGATGGATTGTTAAAGTTAACTGATTATGAAGTTGAAAATAAAAAATATGTTGCAGCAAATCAAATGATAAAAGTGGCTAGTTTTCCACATATAAAAACAATAAATGACTTTGATTTTAGTTTTAATCAAGAAATAAATGAAAATCAAATAAAAATGCTTTGTTCATTAAAATTTTTAGAAAAGAATGAAAATATAATATTTCTTGGAAATAGTGGAGTTGGAAAAACTCATTTAGCAACATCGATAGGAATAGAAAGTGCTAAAAAACGAATAAGCACATATTTCATTAAATGTCATGATTTAATAGAAAACTTAAAACGAGCAAAGTTAGAAAATAAGCTAGAACAACGAATAAAACATTACACAGGATATAGATTATTAATAATTGACGAAATGGGCTATTTACCGCTAAATGATGGCGATGAAAGATTGTTATTTCAACTTATTGATAAAAGATATGAAAAGAAAAGTACGATAATAACTACAAATTTAAACTTTAATGAATGGTCAAAGCTATTTTATGATGAGAAAATAGCTTCAGCAATTATAGATAGACTGTTACACCACGCAACAGTCGTATCTATAACTGGAAATTCATACAGACTTAAAGAATATATGAAGGAGGAATAAGTGTACATTCTTATATAATCAATTTTGTACATTTTTATGTTGACATTAACACTTCTTGCAGCCTCTGCATTATTTTTATGTTTTATCGCATATTCCACAACTTTTTGAAGAAATTTCATTTCTTCTGTTATACTAGTTTTCATAGGAAGCCTTTCTTTCTGATAATTTTTTGTTGTTAAATTTATATTACCAGGTGGCTCCTTATTTTTTTATTTTTATTTTTGAATGGGTTGGTTTAGCCCCATCATATCCTAAGTTCTTGATTTTAAGGGGGTGTCTGAACCCCAGCTATATTCAATTTTTTATTATGATGGGGCGAATTAATTATGTTTTTGATATATTTAGCCCCATCATATCCTAAGTTCTTGATTTTGAGGGGGCAATACCTACCCTAGCTATATTAAAAATCAATCTTTTGCTGGGGCGAATTAATTATGTTTTTGATATATTTAGCCCCATCATATCCTAAGTTCTTGATTTTGAGGGGGCAATACCTACCCTAGCTATATTAAAAATCAATCTTTTGCTGGGACGAATTAATTATGTTTTTGATATATTTAGCCCCATCATATCCTAAGTTCTTGATTTTGAGGGGGGTGTCTGAACCCCAGCTATATTCAATTTTTTATTATGCTGGGGCGAATTAATTATGTTTTTGATATATTTAGCCCCATCATATCCTAAGTTCTTGATTTTGAGGGGGGCAATACCTACCCTAGCTATATTAAAAATCAATCTTTTGCTGGGACGAATTAATTATGTTTTTGATATATTTAGCCCCATCATATCTTAAGTTCTTGATTTTGAAGAGCTTGCACCACCCTAACATTTTTTGATTTATGAGTTTTGAAGGGGCAGATATTCAAAAATCTTTCTTAGTATATTCTCAGGATTATCTTTTTTTATGATATAATATTATTAAATATAATTTATAGGAGGAAAATATGAAAAAATGGATTAAATTAGGTGTTTTATCACTGTTGACATTAACAATTACTTCGTGTTCAATTTTTGGTAGTGGTTATAACAGTTTAACAAAGTCACCATCTAAAATTGAAGATAAGAAAAAATATTTTAAGGATAAATTAAATAATGAATGGAATAATAAGGAATTTTTATCAGGCTTTAAAAATTATTCTTTTAATTTATCTAAGGAACTTTTAGAGAGTTCAAATGACGAAAATATAGTATTTTCTCCTTTAAGTTTACATTATGCAATGTCAAATTTATATAATGGTGGGAGTGAAAAATCTAAGTCGGAAATATTGAAATTATTAAATCAAGATGGAGAAAAATTAAATGAAAATAATCTTAATTTACTGGCGTTTTCGTTGAATACATTTAATAATGAAGGAATTTTTGATACAAATAATAGTGTTTGGATAAATGAAGCAGATAAAAATTTAGTAAATAAAAATTTCTTAAATAGATCAAAAGAGTATTATTTATCAGATGTATTTTTTGAAGATTTATCTAAGAAAAGCACTGCTAAAATGATGGAAAAATGGGTTAGTGAAAAGACCAGAAATATGATAAAACCTGAAATAAAACCTGAAAAAGATACATTAGTTACTTTATTTAATACTTTATATTTTGAATCAAAATGGAAAAATGAATTTAATAAAAATGATAATAAAAATTTACCATTTAAATTATCGAATGCTACAGAAGTAGAAAAAACTTTTATGTCAAAAAATAAAAAAATAGGAGAATATTACAAAGGTAGTAATTTTCAAATGGCAAATATGCAATTTAAAAATTCTATTAAAATAGAATTTGTGCTTCCTGATGAAAATGTAAAAATAGAAGATCTGATTAAAGATGAAAATAAATTAAAAGAAATTTTAAATAAAGAATATAATGATAAAGCAAAAATCAATTGGTTAATACCTAAATTTGAAGTGGAAAGTAAATTTGATTTAATTCCTACAATTAAGAACTTGGGACTTAAATCCATTTTTAATAAAAACGAAAATAATTTTCCATATATAAAAGAATCAGATAAAAATATTTTTGTTTCATTAATTGATCAAATTACAAGTATGAAAATAGATGAACAGGGTGGAAAGGCAACATCTAAAACACAAATAAATTTAAAAGAAAAGTCGGCTCCTACTTCGGATGAAAGTAAGATTGTAGACATGAAATTAGACAGACCATTTATGTACATATTGTATTTTGAATTAGATAACGGTGAAAAAAATGTAGAGATGCCTGTGGTTATAGGTATTATAAATAAATAAAGTTTTGCGTAGCCACTTTCGCAGATTGATAGGTTGAGAACTAGTGGATACGCAAAACTTTTTTCATTAAGACAATATTTTTTAGTTAAAAATCCGTATCCTCATTTATTATTTAAATATGCTTTAACTGTCTTTATTTTTAATTCTGTATTATATTTTATCATGAAAAAAATATATCTACAAAAAGTTGATTTTTAAGTACAACTTTTTGGGGTTAGTTCATAGGTCGTGAACTAGCGACGTAAGAAAATTCTTTTATTTTTATTATTGAAAATTCCCTCTATAAAAGGTAAACTAATAATTACGGAGGTTATGATGAAGTTATGCACATTGTCATCAGGGTCAACAGGCAATTCGATATTTTTACAATCTGATAGTTCTAAAATACTTATTGATTGTGGTCTAACAGGTAAGTTATTAGTTGAATTATTAAAAAGTATTGGAGAAAAACCTGAAGATTTGGATGCGATATTTGTTACACATGAGCATATTGACCATATAAAAGGTGTGGGTATATTGAGTAGAAAGTTTGATATTCCAATACTTGCCAATGAGAAAACATGGATTGCTATGAAGAATAAAATTGGAAAAGTAGATCCTAAAAATATTAATGTATTTAAATCAAATACATTTTTTACTTTTAGAGATTTAGATGTTCAAGTTGTTAGCACATTTCATGATGCCGCAGATCCGGTATTTTTTATATTTTACCAAAATAATCAAAAAATTAGTATTCTTACTGATACGGGGATTACATCTCAATTAATAGTAGATTCTATAAGGAATTCTAATATAT
Protein-coding regions in this window:
- the istB gene encoding IS21-like element helper ATPase IstB, with amino-acid sequence MENSINYERLVSNLEYLNLKQMLIYLENELNQPNISLIDGLLKLTDYEVENKKYVAANQMIKVASFPHIKTINDFDFSFNQEINENQIKMLCSLKFLEKNENIIFLGNSGVGKTHLATSIGIESAKKRISTYFIKCHDLIENLKRAKLENKLEQRIKHYTGYRLLIIDEMGYLPLNDGDERLLFQLIDKRYEKKSTIITTNLNFNEWSKLFYDEKIASAIIDRLLHHATVVSITGNSYRLKEYMKEE
- a CDS encoding MBL fold metallo-hydrolase; this translates as MKLCTLSSGSTGNSIFLQSDSSKILIDCGLTGKLLVELLKSIGEKPEDLDAIFVTHEHIDHIKGVGILSRKFDIPILANEKTWIAMKNKIGKVDPKNINVFKSNTFFTFRDLDVQVVSTFHDAADPVFFIFYQNNQKISILTDTGITSQLIVDSIRNSNILLLESNHDIEMLENGPYPIDLKYRIKGEYGHLSNDLASNVMKEIVNANGEKLILGHLSKTNNTSKKALQSMKNELINIGVNVEKDIDIEVAEEFKTGRVIDLGGKYI
- a CDS encoding serpin family protein — encoded protein: MKKWIKLGVLSLLTLTITSCSIFGSGYNSLTKSPSKIEDKKKYFKDKLNNEWNNKEFLSGFKNYSFNLSKELLESSNDENIVFSPLSLHYAMSNLYNGGSEKSKSEILKLLNQDGEKLNENNLNLLAFSLNTFNNEGIFDTNNSVWINEADKNLVNKNFLNRSKEYYLSDVFFEDLSKKSTAKMMEKWVSEKTRNMIKPEIKPEKDTLVTLFNTLYFESKWKNEFNKNDNKNLPFKLSNATEVEKTFMSKNKKIGEYYKGSNFQMANMQFKNSIKIEFVLPDENVKIEDLIKDENKLKEILNKEYNDKAKINWLIPKFEVESKFDLIPTIKNLGLKSIFNKNENNFPYIKESDKNIFVSLIDQITSMKIDEQGGKATSKTQINLKEKSAPTSDESKIVDMKLDRPFMYILYFELDNGEKNVEMPVVIGIINK